The sequence ACGTCTACAACACGCCAGGTATCGTTGCGAATGGGATCGGGCGAGGCGTGCGCCATCACATAAAAATTCTGTATAACGACCGCGATCTTTTCATAGATTTCTACCATATCCGCGGCGGTTTCGGCGCTAAAAAAAAGGCCGCCGGTTTGTTCGGCAATGAGTTCCAAAATGTCTTCACGCGTTTGATCACCCAACGCAATGGTGAAAATGGGTATGTTGAATTCCTGCGCCATTGCAATCACGGGGCCGGGCGTCGGCTCGGTGAAGGGAAAGTTCTGGCCGTCGGTGTAGATGATAATGCCGCGCCGGGTGGTTTCATGCCGGATAACCTCGAGCGCGGCGAGCAGAGCATTTTCAATGGCCGTGCCGGTGCAGGTATCTGCCGCGACGATTTCCTGGCGCAGAGTGGAGAGATCTGAAGAGATCGGAAGGGTGTTCACCACCGAGGCGCAAAATTGGATCAGGCCGGCGCGATCATATGAACGCAATTGTTCGAGATAAGCAAGATTGCTGGCTTTGGCTTCCTCGAGTTGCGGCTTCATGCTGCCGCTGATATCCATGACCAGCATCGTGCTGGTGGGAAAGTAGGTTGTGCGCCTCACCTCGGTAAAGGAAGGTTGCGGCGTTTGATTGAAGAGATTTTGATTTGCCGGGAAAGCCGGATTGTCGCGATGGTATTCCAGCAGCGGCTGCCAGATCTGCGAAACCGGCGCGCCGATTTCTGCGATTTCCGCCGGGCCGATAAAGCGCGCGGTATCAGCCAGACCGGTAACGACATTGCCGGCTTGATCCGTCACTGAAATAGTGGAAAGAACGGGATAGGGAAACGCGCCCGTGAGGCCGCGTAAAGAGGTTTCGCCGGCGATTGAGATGTTGTTGACGGAGACGACGACATTGCCGGTTTGGCCAAGCGCCGCACCGGCGAGCAGGCACGTGAATAGAACAACCAATGCAGCGTTGCGTGCAAGGCGGCAGGACACGGGTCTGCAAAAACGGTTGAGCATGGAAAAATCCCGCATAAAATGGAAAACTTGTACGGAAGGCCGGATGTCTGGCGAGTTGAGGGATCAGAGTCTTCGGCGCGACAGGCCAATCCTAGAGGTTGACCCATAAATCAATACAATTGCAGGAGAAAAGTTGGCGGGAATTCCTTTCCACGATTGCGCCTGCACATGCTCAAGATTGCCTCCCGTGGCGGTGGCAAGTGAAAGGATGTTGCCAAGATCATAATCAGAGGTTTCTCCAAAAGCAAGGGCTTTTTCAATTCTCAAACTTTGTGCTTGCTTTTCGCCGAGCCAACCGGCATAATATTGCGGCTCAAAATGCCGGGAGTTGGGTTTGAGGATCGTCATTTAAATAACGTACTCATTTTCGTTAGACCGCTCATTAGCACGAATAGCGGCTCATGCTTTTTGATTCGCGATGATTCGCGTCTATTCGCGGTTGGAGATTGGGGAAAGTTATTTCATCGTCGCTCCTAAGCCATAAAGCGCTCAAAGTTAGAATAAAATTCTGAGAGTGTTTCGCCCACTGAAATGAATTCCCACCGAAAAGACTTTTCCCTATCTGTGGCAGTTCCACTTCTGCGGGCGAAGTTTTCAAAGCTGCTCGAAGAGCTTCGATTCTCAGCTTGTTCGAAAATCGGTGTAAGCTTTTGGGCTTCTGCGTTTCCGCTGGCGGCTTGGTGTTTTTCAATCTATTGGGATGGCGGCATGTAAATCACTCTGGAGGTAAGTATGGCAATGACTGCCTTGACGGGCAAGCAGCGCCGCTATTTGCGCGGCTTGGGCAATGAATTGACGCCCGTGGTGATGATCGGGCGCAATGGTTTGAGCGGCACGGTTCTGCGCACACTCGCCGATGCGTTTAACAATGCCGAACTAGTGAAGGTTAAGCTGCAGGATGGTTTTGATGGTGTGCGCTATGACGTTGCGGAAGAGCTTGCCCAAAATGTATCAGCGCAGCTCGTGCATGTCCTGGGCAAGACGATTTTGCTTTATCGCCGGCATTTGGAAAAGCCCAAAATCATTTTGCCGTAGGCGGGTTGCGCCGGCTGCACATCCGCCAACGTGACGCGGCCAATTCCGGTTGAAAGAGGGTTGGGGGGAGATTGCCGCGTTGTGCCGCAGGATCACAACAAGCTTTCCAGAAAGGCGCGCGGAAAATCATACACATTTTGATCGACTAACAAGCGCGCACGTTTGCGAATCTTCTCGTCGTCAGAATTCAACGCCTGCCGCAAAATCTCCGGCTGCGCTTGCAACATGCGTTTCATGCTTTCGCGGGGATTGTGATGATACGCGCGCAGCCTGTCTGCGCGCGCGGCATCGAGATAACCGTCTTGTTTAAGTTTCTCGAAAAACGCCGGCCCGATTTCAATGAGATGATAAGCCTGAACGCCGCGCTCGCGCAAAACGCTGCCCCCGCCCTGGCCGCGATCGACGATATTGATTGCCCACGGCAATTCCCCTCCGCATTTTTGCAGCGCCGGCAGCCAGGCGCGCACATAACTCGACGCTTCTGTGACGAGATCCGCCACGTGCAAGACCCGCGCGCCCGCCAGATTTTTTGTTTCATGAATGTCCCGATTAAAAGTCAGCACGCTTTGATCTTTGCAAATGAACAGCGCCGGCTTATCGAGCTGTTTTGCCGTCATGATTGAGAAGAACCAGTCGCGCCGCTCGCCGCCGGAAACGAAGTCGATGTTATCGACCCCGATTTCGCGTCGCGCCAATGCGGCGGCGGCAGCGATCACGGTGCGGTAGCCCGCGTCTTCCGCATAATTTTTTTCGACGCGCGCCATCACGCCGGAGAGCAGAGCCGCGCGATCATTTTGATGCTGATCGATGAACACCAGCAATTCCTCCGCTTTCTCGCGGCTGCCGTAGAGATAATGCGTGTTGAGATAAAACGGCCCGATCGTGCCTGAAGTATACCAAAAGGGCCGGTTCTCCGGCGCGATTTCC is a genomic window of Cytophagia bacterium CHB2 containing:
- a CDS encoding VWA domain-containing protein → MRDFSMLNRFCRPVSCRLARNAALVVLFTCLLAGAALGQTGNVVVSVNNISIAGETSLRGLTGAFPYPVLSTISVTDQAGNVVTGLADTARFIGPAEIAEIGAPVSQIWQPLLEYHRDNPAFPANQNLFNQTPQPSFTEVRRTTYFPTSTMLVMDISGSMKPQLEEAKASNLAYLEQLRSYDRAGLIQFCASVVNTLPISSDLSTLRQEIVAADTCTGTAIENALLAALEVIRHETTRRGIIIYTDGQNFPFTEPTPGPVIAMAQEFNIPIFTIALGDQTREDILELIAEQTGGLFFSAETAADMVEIYEKIAVVIQNFYVMAHASPDPIRNDTWRVVDVTGGTLSNRDRGLGHYFVANQSSSRVTDLALSLTANTETARPGDTFEYLLRLSNSGPSEGRGLDLKQHLPDSVRFLSAIPAPVFGRGDSLFWQIPALAAGNTFDIRVSVQLSPQTPSTLTELISHARLSAANDSSPDNNLASDTVRVIFTPPPNNTELAFSISSQTQVPGEARTGEAYSYHIQFNNLGAHAAQNIRVAQLLPDSVRFLSSIPASSINGDSLIWQIAAIAAGSQDSITVNVQLA
- the yhbY gene encoding ribosome assembly RNA-binding protein YhbY; the protein is MAMTALTGKQRRYLRGLGNELTPVVMIGRNGLSGTVLRTLADAFNNAELVKVKLQDGFDGVRYDVAEELAQNVSAQLVHVLGKTILLYRRHLEKPKIILP
- a CDS encoding orotate phosphoribosyltransferase encodes the protein MNPELFRLLLETKALEIAPENRPFWYTSGTIGPFYLNTHYLYGSREKAEELLVFIDQHQNDRAALLSGVMARVEKNYAEDAGYRTVIAAAAALARREIGVDNIDFVSGGERRDWFFSIMTAKQLDKPALFICKDQSVLTFNRDIHETKNLAGARVLHVADLVTEASSYVRAWLPALQKCGGELPWAINIVDRGQGGGSVLRERGVQAYHLIEIGPAFFEKLKQDGYLDAARADRLRAYHHNPRESMKRMLQAQPEILRQALNSDDEKIRKRARLLVDQNVYDFPRAFLESLL